The DNA segment TTAATCTAAACTaatcctcaatatatatatatatatatatatatatatatatatatatatatatatatatatataatatatatatatattggagaaGTGAGATAGTACCATCTTCGGCAAGGAATAATACTTCGAGATCTTAATTAACGGAAGAAAAAATAATACTTGTGACATAAAACTGGATTTTTTAGCTTTCTGAACTGCCTACCTACTTTTCATCAAAATGATCCATAGTAGACATGTAGGTGTATTTTGCCAAGTCAAGTAGAAAATCAGTATGGAAGACTTGATATAGAAGAGGATCAAATAAGTAAACACAACCAACCTATAGCAGCTACAAAAGATAGATATTAGTGCCTGACTATTTAATCTTGTTGGAATAAATTGATCTGAGCTTTTACAGAAGAgaaatgatgatgaagaagaagaactaaGGCTGAAGTTCAAAGATAAGCAAATAGCGGACAAAACAAAGTTAGGACTTGGTCTTAATTTTGATTCTAATAAGCCACATGGGATACAACGTGGCTCATCTCAGCTGTTGAATATTGTAATGATAGATCAAATCTGGACCATTCAAAGGACACTCAGATTCTAGATGATTCTCACATGCACACAAGATGTCACCTGCCGAAGGAATAATTATGTGGTTATATTGTTAGACTTAGACTAGTAAAAATAGGACAAGTGTACAAAACTAATAGGTTattcttttatttcttgttttcttttctagtAGTACATGTGTATAAATACATTGTCCTTTATACAGATTATTCATTCAGAAATACAGAAAATTTCTCAAATTCCTCTCTCAATTTtctacatggtatcagagcattggctcttcttcttcgtcttcttcatcttctttttctttcagaTTCTCTGATTCAATCATGTCTCCTATCTCGACGTTACTGAAACTCCACCCACACATACCTCTTCTTCAACAACATCAGGCAATGGAAACACCATTGATTCCACTCACCCTTACTTCCTTCATACTTCTGATGCACCAGGTATGATACTGGTGAACACACCATTTGATGGTTGTGGCTATGCTGGATGGAGCAGATCCATCTTGATCTCCCTTTCAGCCAAGAACAAATTGGGTTTCATTGATGGTTCATGCCCTATGCCATCTCCTGCAGACCCTACTTATCCAACCTGGAGCAGATGCAACCACATGGTGACCTCTTGGTTGTTGAATTTCCTCACCAAAGTCATTGCTGACAGTGTTCTATACTCAAAGACTGCTAAGGAtctttggttagatttggagcacaGGTTTAGGCAACCTAATAGAGCCAAGTTATACCACCTGCAAAAAGAACTTGCTGATTTAGTACAAGGGTCAGTTGATATTGCTACTTATTTCACTAGAATGAAGCGACTATGGGATGAATTAGACACTCTCAACACTGATATGCAGTGCTCATGTAACTGTGATTGTGGTGGAAAGAAGAAAATGCAACAGTTTATggaagatgaaaggctcattgaGTTCCTCGTGGGATTAAATGAGACCTATGGACTGACTAGAAGCAACATACTCATGGTTAAACCACTATCCTCAGTCAATCAAGCATACCCACTTCTCATGCAAGATGAGAATCAGAGGGAAATCCACGTCAGTTCTCAATTTCCAACAGATGGTGCTTCTTTCATGGTGAAAAACCAAGGAACTCAGAATTATCAGAATCCTGTAGGATCTCACTTCATTCCTCAGCAGAAGAATGGAAGCACTTCCTATAAAGGAAATCTTGGAcacagagaaaagaaaaacacatAGATGTGTTCCTACTGTAAGATGACTAATCACACAATTGATAACTGTTACAGACTTGTGGGATTCCCTGCTGATTTCAAATTTACTAAAAACAAAAGGATTCAAATTCTCCAAAGGGGAATTCAGCTGCTGTAGTGGAAGATACAGGGGAAATTCATAGCAACATGACAGAAGGACCTCAATTTTCTCAGAAGCTATCATCAGATCAATTCAGTCAATAGGTTAATCTCCTGAATCAAATACAAACAGGACAGGGTGCTCCTCATGAAGTTAATGCAAATTCTGTTGCTGGTATATTATTTACTAATTCTCCATTCTGCTATTCAGTTTCTAATTCTAACCTTTCCAACTCATGGATTATAGATTCAGGGGCAACTGAGCATATGTGTTTTAATGCCAACACATTCTTATTCTTAGTACCATTACCTGTTCTTCTAATGGTAAAATTACCTAACTCTTTTAGAGTAAAGGTTACTCATGCTGGGAGTGTTTCTATTTTTCCAGGTTTagttttggaaaatgttcttcaCATTGCTAGTTTCAAGTATAACTTACTCTCAAAACAAGAACGATACTTGGCACAAAACTGTTGGATCTAAATGCAACAGCCCAAGCTCGTGGCACGTATTATCCGCTTTGGCCCAATAAATCTCACGGATTTGTGCCTTGGCATGCAATATTGTATATATCTAGTAATATTTAGTTATTAGAGGttgaatataaatttaaagaacCCTTTTTTTCTATTAATTCATTGAATAACTTCTTTTACatctcaagtctcaactatctaGTTTTATTTCTGTAAGCTATGAGAAAGGAAATTTCAAATTTAGAAGATGGCAAGGAAATTGATAGTGGCAATTCGGGTGTTGAACTGTTTGCATAGTGGAAAAGTTAACATTGATAGAGGATTTCAATTTGTGACAACTGGGAGAAGGAGCTCGTAGATGGAGAAAGAAAATTTAGTAATCCATAATCATTTTGTCAATCTATAGACATGACATTGCACTATGGAAGACTTATGCCTCAATAAAAGGGGTGAGACTGTGAGAGTGATTAAACTGATATCAATAAGCAGTTAAGTTTGTATCATTTCCTCACAAGTATATAATTGTATCATGTAATTCTTTAATGTAGAAAATTCTAAAGAAGGTTAACATTGCTCTACCCATGAACAATTGGGATCAATGCACTCAACACCAGCAGATGTTGGGGAGGAATAATTAATTACAATTGTTTTGTTGGAATCAAAGATTTAAATAATATGAGTGCACTTGGAGGAAATAGAACAAAAAAAAAGCATTTACTTTTTTATCAGCAGACAAGAAAAACGGGAGTAACTCCCCTCCATTTCCTAGTCTCTCCGTTTATCCAAGTTCCTACTTGGATTAGAGACACTTGTCATGATTAAAAATAAATGGatgaaattaataaaataaagccCCAACTATGATTAAAGTATTTAATTACTTCCTTTATCCGTTCCTAAATAATATATTTTGTCTCGCTTAGCGCTAGAGCTTCCCATAATTTCTCCTTCTACGCGTCAAATACATCTGCTCCGAAGGAAACACCGAAAATCATGGTAGCGGAGAAAATCTTTCAGATTTTTACCATGAAAATCCAGTCCTTGAAGTTAAAAATCAATAGAGAAAAACACAAGTGGAAAAACATAGAACAAGACAGCAAGTCGTGGAACTTCATTTTTCTGGAAATAACTGCTCTGAAATTCTCGTCAGGTTCTTCTTTATACATTAATTCTGTTCCTTAGAAGTTATATACTTTTTGTGCATTTCTTGTTGTGGCAATTATCGAGTAAAAAATTGTATACCATGTGTTTGTGAAAATTACTAAGATTGTATACCATGTGTTTGTGAAAATTACTAAGTCATGAACTTTTTGGTATGGAAAGAATGGAATGAACCTTTTAGTGTGGAATTTCAAGACTAAACTATTCTGTTCTTTGGTATActggattttgacttgaaattAAGTAAATTTAGAAGTTTATCATTTTAACTTACAAATAAAATTAGATTTGAATATCTGATGAATCAAGATTAATCGATCGTCAAACTAGTATATTGTTATGCACTATTCTCTTTCattattgcgcttgggttgtaTCAATCAAATAAAAAATTTGGGGGTTAGCAGGGACTATGCCTCATAATTACCTTATAAGTCACGTGTCATGTAAAAACTACTACAAAGCAAGTGTTCACTTATAATATGTGTCTTACTTTCTCCCGTTTAATGGTAGATTTATGGAGATCCCATCTCAAAATGAACATATGGATGTTTCTCATTTATTTGAGCCAACAAaacttggtatggaatttgattCAGAAGAACATGCATACGAATACTACAACAAATATGCTGCTACAATTGGGTTTAGTGTTAGAAAGGAATATGCAAACAAAAGTAAAGTCCACGGATATGTGACTTCGAGAAAATTTACAATTATAAAGAAGGTTATAGAGAAAGAGACAAGCGAGAAGCGATGGTCAAGAAACCTAGAAAGGAAActaggacgggttgtttagctcACATGGTCGTAAGTCATAAATCAAATGGGAAGTTTTCTGTCATTTCATTTGAAGAGAAGCACAATCATCCTCTCGTTCCTCCATCTCTAGCTCACATGCTGCCATCGCAAAGAAATATTAAACTTTCTCAAGCATATGAAATTGACTTATTGGATGATTCAGGAATATGTCCTAAATCATCTTTTGACTATGCTTCTCGTCTAGCTGGGGGAAAAGCTTCTTTAGGTTATACAAAGAGGGATCACATAAACTATCTTCGtgacaaaagaaaagagagtttaAAGCAAGGAGTGGCTCGTAGTTTGGTCgattattttgaaaaaagagtAATAAAAGATCCATCTTTTCGATTTTCTTTACAATTGGATGATGATGGTTTGATAACAAATGTTTTCTGGGCTGATGCTAAAATGATAAGGGATTTTCAGATTTATGGTGATGTTGTATCATTTGACACAACATATAGAACAAATAAGGAGTATCGACCATTGGCTTTGTTTGTTGGATTAAATAATCACGGGGAAATGGTTGTATTTGGTGCTGCCCTTTTATATGAAGAAACAGCTGAAGCATTTGAATGGCTTTTTACTGTATTTTTTAGAGCTATGTCTGCAAATAAGCCACAAACATTCATCACAGATCAAGATCCTGTAATATGTTTAGCAGTCTCATTGGTGATGCCACAAACATATCATCGTCTATGTATATGGCAATTGGAACAAAATGCATTTAAACATCTTAACCATATCTTTAGAGCTCATAAATCATTTCCGAGTGATTTTAGCAAATTGCTTTATTATTACGAGTATGAAGATGATTTTCTAAATGCATGGGAGGAAATGCTTGAAAAATACGACCTTAAGGATAATAGTTGGTCGAAAAACACCTTTGCTATAAGGGAAAAGTGGTCCATGACATATGGTAGAAATATATTTTCAGCTGGTATGCGAAGTACACAGTTGAGTGAAAGTTTCAATGGATCACTAAGGGGCTACCTGAAATCAGATTTAGATATTGTACAGTTCTTTAAGCATTTTCAAAGAGTTGTTGATGATAAGCGTGCTAATGAAAATAAGTCAAATTTTGACATGACCCAACGAATATTTGTTTTAAAGGTTAAGCTTCCTTTATTGATCCATGTGAGAGAAATATATACTGCAACCATATTTGATTTGTTCGAAAAGGAGTGGGAAAAGTCATTACTTGTCTCTATAAATGGCTTTCATGATGAAGGAGAATTATGTAAATACAATGTTAGCACGCATGGAAATCGCAGAGAGCATGTAGTAGCAGTGAAGTGCTCTACAAAAGTAGTCTCTTGCAGTTGCAAATTGTTCGAATTTTCGGGTGTACTATGTGGACATGCTCTAAAGATTCTGGACACATTAAATGTCTAGGATAAGATTCCTGACCATTATATATTAAAAAGGTGGACAAAAGATGTTACCAACTTGGTTGCAATGGAGATTAAAGTGTTTACTGAGGGAAGTGATCCAAAAGTTGAAGTTAGTACAAGGTATAGACATTTATGCCAAACTCTTGTCCAAATTGCAAGTGAAGCTTCAGAATCCAGAGAAGGATATGAGCTGGTTGCAGAGTATTCCAACGAGATAATTGCAAAGTTAAAGgaagtaaaaacaaaaaatgaatctCATGAAAGTCCACCAGTTCTAAGCAAAGTTCTCCATGATGAGACAATATCTGTTGACAGTGCAAATGTCACAAAGGTGACAGGGTTAAAGAAGAAGCAACCAACTCGTCGCTCCAATACTCTACCAAAGAGTTTTGTGGAAAAGAccaggaagaagaagaataagattCAATCGCCAATATCCCCTCCATTGCAAATTGTCCAACATGTAAGTCACCTTGCAGGCCTCCAAGCACCATGTCCGCCATTGTCTAATGCCACAACGAATACGGTATGTCATAACAACTATATTTTATTCCTTGTGTGGTATTGTGTAAGCT comes from the Nicotiana sylvestris chromosome 4, ASM39365v2, whole genome shotgun sequence genome and includes:
- the LOC104223358 gene encoding uncharacterized protein isoform X1, translated to MEIKVFTEGSDPKVEVSTRYRHLCQTLVQIASEASESREGYELVAEYSNEIIAKLKEVKTKNESHESPPVLSKVLHDETISVDSANVTKVTGLKKKQPTRRSNTLPKSFVEKTRKKKNKIQSPISPPLQIVQHVSHLAGLQAPCPPLSNATTNTGLGGGNSYPWYSSESSQLTSHGSLSQLLRDRYFT
- the LOC104223358 gene encoding uncharacterized protein isoform X2, which translates into the protein MEIKVFTEGSDPKVEVSTRYRHLCQTLVQIASEASESREGYELVAEYSNEIIAKLKEVKTKNESHESPPVLSKVLHDETISVDSANVTKVTGLKKKQPTRRSNTLPKSFVEKTRKKKNKIQSPISPPLQIVQHVSHLAGLQAPCPPLSNATTNTGLGGGNSYPWIFHLII